From one Eleginops maclovinus isolate JMC-PN-2008 ecotype Puerto Natales chromosome 7, JC_Emac_rtc_rv5, whole genome shotgun sequence genomic stretch:
- the gpr155a gene encoding lysosomal cholesterol signaling protein isoform X2, producing MTSDSGRMINMMEAPGRSTNFSYEQEVPYAPTPSMSIDKLLPALLQCFGIILCGYVAGRANIITSTQAKGLGNFVSKFALPALLFKNMVLLDFGNVIWPFLWSILIAKVSVFFIVCVLTLIVASPESSYSKAGLFSIFATQSNDFALGYPIVEALYKSTYPEYLQYIYLVAPVSLMLLNPIGFALCEIQKWKDQGNHQQRKILIVGLVVLQVLKNPIVFMVVIGIIAHFALHQTIPPFMASFLDGLANSFGGAALFYLGLSMVGQLGKLTRSSVVTLILLITAKLLLMPLICKDMVGLLDNTNTSTLNHSSLSNYAFLYGVFPTAPSVAIYAVYYNAELEVVTSGMVISTFLSAPIMYVSAWLLTMRWMDPQLLMNSLQSVSFNISIVTLVAVVWTIVVMFLSKKFKRLPHVFTINLFLAQFLTCFGMILWNFVVKEDNFIGQVLTFSLICTSLYSSFVWPGLIALSLVLIKRHEDVKVIRSVFLIAGWGVPASITAVLLISGTRQSDTIDSAFFYGRPQIICTTVVLTLSILLGGSSLICLSRGSWAQNEENSAEDLVTEDEPTAPSGDPNGACLICDCAPPQPMPDMITSTNMNNTPTTLTGQCENICESTDCLLIQVEELQQVEDRQVARHVLLCLLLTVSLLANLSSCLWLLLNPVPGRLYLELLFFCAVANYGQGLLSFALFGMDKHLILLPFKKRLHRLCCGKKPEEQPQTNLPEEIRMTCTQFTKYHKDQCFQDIVKKRRCGKRTMVECFLGCDLVMWLQQVGLAQDQGEAVLYGTRLQQGGVLQHIGQEHDFQDSRLYYRFMT from the exons ATGACAAGTGACAGTGGAAGGATGATAAACATGATGGAGGCACCAGGCAGGAGCACCAACTTTTCATATGAGCAGGAAGTCCCGTACGCTCCCACACCCAGCATGTCTATTGACAAGCTCTTACCGGCTCTCCTACAGTGCTTTGGGATAATACTGTGTGGGTACGTCGCAGGGAGGGCAAACATCATCACCTCCACCCAGGCCAAGGGATTGGGGAATTTTGTGTCCAAGTTTGCCCTCCCAGCACTGCTGTTCAAGAACATGGTACTGTTGGACTTTGGTAATGTCATCTGGCCATTTCTGTGGAGCATCCTCATTGCcaaagtgtctgtgtttttcattgTCTGCGTTCTCACGCTGATAGTTGCCAGTCCTGAGAGCAGCTATAGTAAAGCTGGGCTTTTCTCAATATTTGCCACCCAAAGCAATGACTTTGCCCTGGGATATCCCATTG TGGAGGCCCTTTACAAGAGCACATACCCAGAGTACCTCCAGTACATCTACCTGGTTGCTCCTGTTTCTCTGATGCTTCTAAACCCCATTGGCTTTGCTCTCTGCGAAATCCAAAAGTGGAAGGATCAGGGAAACCACCAACAGAGAAAAATACTGATCGTGGGGCTTGTAGTGTTGCAGGTCCTGAAGAACCCTATAGTGTTCATGGTTGTCATCGGCATCATTGCCCATTTTGCCCTGCATCAGACAATTCCTCCCTTCATGGCTTCATTTCTTGATGGCTTGGCCAACTCTTTCGGGGGAGCAGCTCTGTTCTACTTGGGTCTGTCCATGGTGGGACAGTTGGGGAAATTAACCAGATCCTCTGTTGTGACACTGATTTTACTCATAACAGCGAAACT gTTGCTGATGCCGCTGATTTGTAAGGACATGGTGGGTTTATTGGACAATACCAACACCAGTACATTGAACCACTCAAGCCTCTCCAATTATGCCTTTCTTTATGGCGTGTTTCCCACGGCACCAAGTGTGGCCATCTATGCTGTTTATTACAACGCAGAGCTAGAAGTT GTAACCTCTGGGATGGTCATCAGCACTTTCCTCTCAGCTCCAATAATGTATGTTTCTGCCTGGTTACTTACGATGCGCTGGATGGATCCTCAGCTTTTGATGAATTCACTGCAGAGTGTCAGCTTTAACATAAGCATAGTGACCTTGGTTGCAGTG GTTTGGACAATTGTTGTCATGTTTTTAAGTAAGAAATTCAAGAGGCTACCGCACGTGTTTACAATCAACCTTTTTTTGGCACAG TTCCTAACTTGTTTTGGGATGATCCTATGGAACTTCGTGGTGAAAGAAGACAACTTCATCGGGCAGGTCCTGACGTTCTCATTAATATGTACCTCCCTCTACAGTAGCTTTGTTTGGCCAG gtTTAATAGCACTCTCTCTTGTGCTCATCAAGAGGCATGAGGATGTGAAAGTGATACGCAGCGTGTTCCTCATAGCTGGCTGGGG GGTCCCAGCCTCAATAACTGCTGTGTTGCTCATTTCTGGGACAAGACAGTCTGACACTATTGACTCAGCTTTCTTTTACGGCAGACCACAG ATAATATGCACCACAGTTGTGCTAACCCTCAGTATACTGCTGGGAGGGAGCTCTCTTATATGTCTCAGTAGAGGAAGCTGGGCCCAAAATGAGGAAAACTCTGCAGAGGATCTTGTAACTGAGGATGAGCCAACTGCCCCATCAGGAGATCCCAATGGAG CGTGCCTTATATGTGACTGCGCTCCACCCCAGCCCATGCCTGACATGATCACCAGCACCAATATGAACAACACACCAACCACACTCACAG GTCAGTGTGAGAACATATGTGAGTCCACAGACTGCCTGCTCATCCAAGTGGAGGAGCTCCAACAGGTAGAAGACAGACAAGTGGCCCGTCATGTCCTCCTGTGTCTGCTTCTGACTGTCAGCTTGTTGGCT AACCTGTCCAGCTGCTTGTGGTTGCTCTTGAATCCTGTTCCTGGTAGACTCTACTTGGAGCTGCTGTTCTTCTGTGCTGTTGCCAACTATGGACAG GGTTTGCTCTCTTTTGCCCTCTTTGGGATGGACAAGCATTTGATACTACTGCCATTTAAAAAGAG GTTACATCGTTTATGTTGTGGAAAGAAGCCAGAAGAGCAACCACAAACTAATTTACCTGAGGAAATCAGGATGACCTGCACCCAGTTCACCAAATACCACAAGGACCAGTGTTTTCAAGACATAGTCAAAAAGAGAAG GTGTGGGAAGCGGACTATGGTGGAGTGTTTTCTTGGCTGTGACCTGGTGATGTGGCTGCAGCAGGTGGGCTTGGCTCAGGATCAGGGAGAGGCAGTGCTGTACGGGACGCGCTTACAGCAGGGCGGTGTGCTCCAGCACATCGGGCAGGAACACGACTTCCAAGACAGTCGCCTTTATTACCGCTTCATGACATAA
- the gpr155a gene encoding lysosomal cholesterol signaling protein isoform X3: MTSDSGRMINMMEAPGRSTNFSYEQEVPYAPTPSMSIDKLLPALLQCFGIILCGYVAGRANIITSTQAKGLGNFVSKFALPALLFKNMVLLDFGNVIWPFLWSILIAKVSVFFIVCVLTLIVASPESSYSKAGLFSIFATQSNDFALGYPIVEALYKSTYPEYLQYIYLVAPVSLMLLNPIGFALCEIQKWKDQGNHQQRKILIVGLVVLQVLKNPIVFMVVIGIIAHFALHQTIPPFMASFLDGLANSFGGAALFYLGLSMVGQLGKLTRSSVVTLILLITAKLLLMPLICKDMVGLLDNTNTSTLNHSSLSNYAFLYGVFPTAPSVAIYAVYYNAELEVVTSGMVISTFLSAPIMYVSAWLLTMRWMDPQLLMNSLQSVSFNISIVTLVAVVWTIVVMFLSKKFKRLPHVFTINLFLAQFLTCFGMILWNFVVKEDNFIGQVLTFSLICTSLYSSFVWPGLIALSLVLIKRHEDVKVIRSVFLIAGWGVPASITAVLLISGTRQSDTIDSAFFYGRPQVTTTFQYFLFSAFQVLNYRELLKSLHVCMCILLQIICTTVVLTLSILLGGSSLICLSRGSWAQNEENSAEDLVTEDEPTAPSGDPNGACLICDCAPPQPMPDMITSTNMNNTPTTLTGQCENICESTDCLLIQVEELQQVEDRQVARHVLLCLLLTVSLLANLSSCLWLLLNPVPGRLYLELLFFCAVANYGQGLLSFALFGMDKHLILLPFKKRLHRLCCGKKPEEQPQTNLPEEIRMTCTQFTKYHKDQCFQDIVKKRRKRASDTRTRRWVCSEVQQT; the protein is encoded by the exons ATGACAAGTGACAGTGGAAGGATGATAAACATGATGGAGGCACCAGGCAGGAGCACCAACTTTTCATATGAGCAGGAAGTCCCGTACGCTCCCACACCCAGCATGTCTATTGACAAGCTCTTACCGGCTCTCCTACAGTGCTTTGGGATAATACTGTGTGGGTACGTCGCAGGGAGGGCAAACATCATCACCTCCACCCAGGCCAAGGGATTGGGGAATTTTGTGTCCAAGTTTGCCCTCCCAGCACTGCTGTTCAAGAACATGGTACTGTTGGACTTTGGTAATGTCATCTGGCCATTTCTGTGGAGCATCCTCATTGCcaaagtgtctgtgtttttcattgTCTGCGTTCTCACGCTGATAGTTGCCAGTCCTGAGAGCAGCTATAGTAAAGCTGGGCTTTTCTCAATATTTGCCACCCAAAGCAATGACTTTGCCCTGGGATATCCCATTG TGGAGGCCCTTTACAAGAGCACATACCCAGAGTACCTCCAGTACATCTACCTGGTTGCTCCTGTTTCTCTGATGCTTCTAAACCCCATTGGCTTTGCTCTCTGCGAAATCCAAAAGTGGAAGGATCAGGGAAACCACCAACAGAGAAAAATACTGATCGTGGGGCTTGTAGTGTTGCAGGTCCTGAAGAACCCTATAGTGTTCATGGTTGTCATCGGCATCATTGCCCATTTTGCCCTGCATCAGACAATTCCTCCCTTCATGGCTTCATTTCTTGATGGCTTGGCCAACTCTTTCGGGGGAGCAGCTCTGTTCTACTTGGGTCTGTCCATGGTGGGACAGTTGGGGAAATTAACCAGATCCTCTGTTGTGACACTGATTTTACTCATAACAGCGAAACT gTTGCTGATGCCGCTGATTTGTAAGGACATGGTGGGTTTATTGGACAATACCAACACCAGTACATTGAACCACTCAAGCCTCTCCAATTATGCCTTTCTTTATGGCGTGTTTCCCACGGCACCAAGTGTGGCCATCTATGCTGTTTATTACAACGCAGAGCTAGAAGTT GTAACCTCTGGGATGGTCATCAGCACTTTCCTCTCAGCTCCAATAATGTATGTTTCTGCCTGGTTACTTACGATGCGCTGGATGGATCCTCAGCTTTTGATGAATTCACTGCAGAGTGTCAGCTTTAACATAAGCATAGTGACCTTGGTTGCAGTG GTTTGGACAATTGTTGTCATGTTTTTAAGTAAGAAATTCAAGAGGCTACCGCACGTGTTTACAATCAACCTTTTTTTGGCACAG TTCCTAACTTGTTTTGGGATGATCCTATGGAACTTCGTGGTGAAAGAAGACAACTTCATCGGGCAGGTCCTGACGTTCTCATTAATATGTACCTCCCTCTACAGTAGCTTTGTTTGGCCAG gtTTAATAGCACTCTCTCTTGTGCTCATCAAGAGGCATGAGGATGTGAAAGTGATACGCAGCGTGTTCCTCATAGCTGGCTGGGG GGTCCCAGCCTCAATAACTGCTGTGTTGCTCATTTCTGGGACAAGACAGTCTGACACTATTGACTCAGCTTTCTTTTACGGCAGACCACAGGTTACaacaacatttcaatatttCCTGTTTTCCGCCTTTCAGGTTTTGAACTACAGAGAATTACTTAAAAGCCTACATGTCTGTATGTGCATTCTTTTACAGATAATATGCACCACAGTTGTGCTAACCCTCAGTATACTGCTGGGAGGGAGCTCTCTTATATGTCTCAGTAGAGGAAGCTGGGCCCAAAATGAGGAAAACTCTGCAGAGGATCTTGTAACTGAGGATGAGCCAACTGCCCCATCAGGAGATCCCAATGGAG CGTGCCTTATATGTGACTGCGCTCCACCCCAGCCCATGCCTGACATGATCACCAGCACCAATATGAACAACACACCAACCACACTCACAG GTCAGTGTGAGAACATATGTGAGTCCACAGACTGCCTGCTCATCCAAGTGGAGGAGCTCCAACAGGTAGAAGACAGACAAGTGGCCCGTCATGTCCTCCTGTGTCTGCTTCTGACTGTCAGCTTGTTGGCT AACCTGTCCAGCTGCTTGTGGTTGCTCTTGAATCCTGTTCCTGGTAGACTCTACTTGGAGCTGCTGTTCTTCTGTGCTGTTGCCAACTATGGACAG GGTTTGCTCTCTTTTGCCCTCTTTGGGATGGACAAGCATTTGATACTACTGCCATTTAAAAAGAG GTTACATCGTTTATGTTGTGGAAAGAAGCCAGAAGAGCAACCACAAACTAATTTACCTGAGGAAATCAGGATGACCTGCACCCAGTTCACCAAATACCACAAGGACCAGTGTTTTCAAGACATAGTCAAAAAGAGAAG gaaAAGGGCATCTGACACCAGAACGCGTCGTTGGGTGTGTTCAGAAGTGCAACAGACTTGA
- the gpr155a gene encoding lysosomal cholesterol signaling protein isoform X1 yields the protein MTSDSGRMINMMEAPGRSTNFSYEQEVPYAPTPSMSIDKLLPALLQCFGIILCGYVAGRANIITSTQAKGLGNFVSKFALPALLFKNMVLLDFGNVIWPFLWSILIAKVSVFFIVCVLTLIVASPESSYSKAGLFSIFATQSNDFALGYPIVEALYKSTYPEYLQYIYLVAPVSLMLLNPIGFALCEIQKWKDQGNHQQRKILIVGLVVLQVLKNPIVFMVVIGIIAHFALHQTIPPFMASFLDGLANSFGGAALFYLGLSMVGQLGKLTRSSVVTLILLITAKLLLMPLICKDMVGLLDNTNTSTLNHSSLSNYAFLYGVFPTAPSVAIYAVYYNAELEVVTSGMVISTFLSAPIMYVSAWLLTMRWMDPQLLMNSLQSVSFNISIVTLVAVVWTIVVMFLSKKFKRLPHVFTINLFLAQFLTCFGMILWNFVVKEDNFIGQVLTFSLICTSLYSSFVWPGLIALSLVLIKRHEDVKVIRSVFLIAGWGVPASITAVLLISGTRQSDTIDSAFFYGRPQVTTTFQYFLFSAFQVLNYRELLKSLHVCMCILLQIICTTVVLTLSILLGGSSLICLSRGSWAQNEENSAEDLVTEDEPTAPSGDPNGACLICDCAPPQPMPDMITSTNMNNTPTTLTGQCENICESTDCLLIQVEELQQVEDRQVARHVLLCLLLTVSLLANLSSCLWLLLNPVPGRLYLELLFFCAVANYGQGLLSFALFGMDKHLILLPFKKRLHRLCCGKKPEEQPQTNLPEEIRMTCTQFTKYHKDQCFQDIVKKRRCGKRTMVECFLGCDLVMWLQQVGLAQDQGEAVLYGTRLQQGGVLQHIGQEHDFQDSRLYYRFMT from the exons ATGACAAGTGACAGTGGAAGGATGATAAACATGATGGAGGCACCAGGCAGGAGCACCAACTTTTCATATGAGCAGGAAGTCCCGTACGCTCCCACACCCAGCATGTCTATTGACAAGCTCTTACCGGCTCTCCTACAGTGCTTTGGGATAATACTGTGTGGGTACGTCGCAGGGAGGGCAAACATCATCACCTCCACCCAGGCCAAGGGATTGGGGAATTTTGTGTCCAAGTTTGCCCTCCCAGCACTGCTGTTCAAGAACATGGTACTGTTGGACTTTGGTAATGTCATCTGGCCATTTCTGTGGAGCATCCTCATTGCcaaagtgtctgtgtttttcattgTCTGCGTTCTCACGCTGATAGTTGCCAGTCCTGAGAGCAGCTATAGTAAAGCTGGGCTTTTCTCAATATTTGCCACCCAAAGCAATGACTTTGCCCTGGGATATCCCATTG TGGAGGCCCTTTACAAGAGCACATACCCAGAGTACCTCCAGTACATCTACCTGGTTGCTCCTGTTTCTCTGATGCTTCTAAACCCCATTGGCTTTGCTCTCTGCGAAATCCAAAAGTGGAAGGATCAGGGAAACCACCAACAGAGAAAAATACTGATCGTGGGGCTTGTAGTGTTGCAGGTCCTGAAGAACCCTATAGTGTTCATGGTTGTCATCGGCATCATTGCCCATTTTGCCCTGCATCAGACAATTCCTCCCTTCATGGCTTCATTTCTTGATGGCTTGGCCAACTCTTTCGGGGGAGCAGCTCTGTTCTACTTGGGTCTGTCCATGGTGGGACAGTTGGGGAAATTAACCAGATCCTCTGTTGTGACACTGATTTTACTCATAACAGCGAAACT gTTGCTGATGCCGCTGATTTGTAAGGACATGGTGGGTTTATTGGACAATACCAACACCAGTACATTGAACCACTCAAGCCTCTCCAATTATGCCTTTCTTTATGGCGTGTTTCCCACGGCACCAAGTGTGGCCATCTATGCTGTTTATTACAACGCAGAGCTAGAAGTT GTAACCTCTGGGATGGTCATCAGCACTTTCCTCTCAGCTCCAATAATGTATGTTTCTGCCTGGTTACTTACGATGCGCTGGATGGATCCTCAGCTTTTGATGAATTCACTGCAGAGTGTCAGCTTTAACATAAGCATAGTGACCTTGGTTGCAGTG GTTTGGACAATTGTTGTCATGTTTTTAAGTAAGAAATTCAAGAGGCTACCGCACGTGTTTACAATCAACCTTTTTTTGGCACAG TTCCTAACTTGTTTTGGGATGATCCTATGGAACTTCGTGGTGAAAGAAGACAACTTCATCGGGCAGGTCCTGACGTTCTCATTAATATGTACCTCCCTCTACAGTAGCTTTGTTTGGCCAG gtTTAATAGCACTCTCTCTTGTGCTCATCAAGAGGCATGAGGATGTGAAAGTGATACGCAGCGTGTTCCTCATAGCTGGCTGGGG GGTCCCAGCCTCAATAACTGCTGTGTTGCTCATTTCTGGGACAAGACAGTCTGACACTATTGACTCAGCTTTCTTTTACGGCAGACCACAGGTTACaacaacatttcaatatttCCTGTTTTCCGCCTTTCAGGTTTTGAACTACAGAGAATTACTTAAAAGCCTACATGTCTGTATGTGCATTCTTTTACAGATAATATGCACCACAGTTGTGCTAACCCTCAGTATACTGCTGGGAGGGAGCTCTCTTATATGTCTCAGTAGAGGAAGCTGGGCCCAAAATGAGGAAAACTCTGCAGAGGATCTTGTAACTGAGGATGAGCCAACTGCCCCATCAGGAGATCCCAATGGAG CGTGCCTTATATGTGACTGCGCTCCACCCCAGCCCATGCCTGACATGATCACCAGCACCAATATGAACAACACACCAACCACACTCACAG GTCAGTGTGAGAACATATGTGAGTCCACAGACTGCCTGCTCATCCAAGTGGAGGAGCTCCAACAGGTAGAAGACAGACAAGTGGCCCGTCATGTCCTCCTGTGTCTGCTTCTGACTGTCAGCTTGTTGGCT AACCTGTCCAGCTGCTTGTGGTTGCTCTTGAATCCTGTTCCTGGTAGACTCTACTTGGAGCTGCTGTTCTTCTGTGCTGTTGCCAACTATGGACAG GGTTTGCTCTCTTTTGCCCTCTTTGGGATGGACAAGCATTTGATACTACTGCCATTTAAAAAGAG GTTACATCGTTTATGTTGTGGAAAGAAGCCAGAAGAGCAACCACAAACTAATTTACCTGAGGAAATCAGGATGACCTGCACCCAGTTCACCAAATACCACAAGGACCAGTGTTTTCAAGACATAGTCAAAAAGAGAAG GTGTGGGAAGCGGACTATGGTGGAGTGTTTTCTTGGCTGTGACCTGGTGATGTGGCTGCAGCAGGTGGGCTTGGCTCAGGATCAGGGAGAGGCAGTGCTGTACGGGACGCGCTTACAGCAGGGCGGTGTGCTCCAGCACATCGGGCAGGAACACGACTTCCAAGACAGTCGCCTTTATTACCGCTTCATGACATAA
- the LOC134867349 gene encoding acetylcholine receptor subunit alpha-like: MNSVFCLLQLVILAGTAWASTDETLLVKKLFTGYNKVVRPVNHFKQPVVVTVGLQLIQLISVDEVNQIVSSNVRLKQQWEDVNLKWNPQDYGGIKKIRVPSTDIWRPDLVLYNNADGDFAIVHETKVLLEHTGKITWNPPAIFKSYCEIIVLHFPFDLQNCSMKLGTWTYDGNLVVVNPDSDRPDLSNFMESGEWEMKDFRGWKHQVYYACCPETPYLDITYHFLMLRLPLYFIVNVIIPCMLFSFLTGLVFYLPTDSGEKMTLSISVLLSLTVFLLVIVELIPSTSSAVPLIGKYMLFTMVFVIASIIITVIVINTHHRSPSTHTMPDWVRKVFIETIPNIMFFSTMKRPGKETQAKPSLYGADFDISEISGYQASSVPYQSPMIKNPDVRSAIEGVKYIAETMKSDEESNNAAEEWKFVAMVLDHILLCVFMAVCLIGTLGVFAGRLIELSTI, translated from the exons ATGAactctgtgttttgtttacttcaacTAGTCATTCTAGCAG GCACTGCCTGGGCCTCCACTGATGAGACACTTTTAGTCAAAAAACTCTTCACTGGCTACAATAAGGTCGTCCGTCCTGTCAATCACTTCAAGCAGCCGGTGGTTGTGACTGTGGGCCTTCAGCTCATCCAGCTCATCAGTGTG GATGAGGTCAACCAGATTGTCAGCAGCAACGTGCGACTGAAGCAG CAATGGGAAGATGTAAACTTGAAGTGGAACCCACAGGATTACGGCGGCATCAAAAAGATCAGAGTTCCCTCCACTGACATTTGGCGGCCTGATCTGGTTCTCTACAACAA TGCTGATGGAGACTTTGCCATCGTCCATGAGACCAAAGTGCTGCTGGAGCACACAGGAAAGATCACATGGAACCCGCCTGCCATCTTCAAGAGCTACTGTGAAATCATTGTGCTGCATTTCCCCTTTGACCTGCAGAACTGCAGTATGAAGCTAGGGACCTGGACCTATGATGGAAACCTGGTTGTCGTCAATCCA GACAGTGACCGCCCTGATCTGAGTAACTTCATGGAAAGTGGAGAGTGGGAGATGAAGGATTTCCGCGGCTGGAAGCACCAGGTGTACTACGCTTGCTGCCCGGAAACCCCTTACCTGGACATCACCTACCACTTCCTCATGCTGCGCCTCCCACTGTACTTCATCGTCAATGTCATCATCCCCTGCATGCTCTTCTCCTTCCTGACTGGCCTTGTGTTCTATCTTCCTACAGACTCTG GTGAGAAGATGACCCTCAGCATCTCTGTCCTGCTGTCTCTGACTGTGTTCCTGCTGGTCATTGTGGAGCTGATCCCTTCTACCTCCAGTGCTGTACCACTCATTGGGAAGTACATGCTCTTCACTATGGTCTTCGTCATTGCCTCCATCATTATCACTGTCATCGTCATCAACACCCACCACCGCTCCCCCAGCACTCACACAATGCCAGACTGGGTCCGCAAG GTTTTCATTGAAACCATTCCCAACATCATGTTTTTCTCAACAATGAAACGCCCAGGAAAGGAAACGCAGGCTAAACCCAGCCTATATGGTGCTGATTTTGACATCTCAGAGATCTCAGGCTACCAGGCCTCTTCTGTTCCCTATCAGTCGCCCATGATTAAGAACCCTGATGTCCGCAGTGCCATTGAAGGAGTCAAATACATCGCAGAAACCATGAAATCGGATGAGGAGTCCAACAAT GCTGCAGAAGAGTGGAAGTTTGTAGCCATGGTGTTGGATCACatcctgctctgtgtgttcatgGCAGTGTGTCTGATTGGCACATTAGGCGTGTTTGCAGGCCGTCTCATTGAGTTGAGCACGATTTGA